One part of the Candidatus Paceibacterota bacterium genome encodes these proteins:
- a CDS encoding AAA family ATPase has protein sequence MPPFNHFTTKAKEAIRRAHELAIERGQNHVNPLHLLTALLLQEESMVASILDKLEVDTLLLSDSLIEAIEGPESGAVVAPSYQIYLTPELAEAIEKSSKIAAGLKDEFVSTEHLFIAILEVPGSAREILSRFRIDKEGVLRVLEELRSAKITDVNQPKKFKSLSKYTRSLTKLARENKLDPVIGRDAEISRIIQILSRRTKNNPMLIGEAGVGKTAIAEGLASRMALGDVPESLKDKELVSLDLGSLIAGTKYRGEFEERLKNIIKEVERSEGRIILFIDEIHTIVGAGAAEGSMDASNMLKPALARGELRAIGATTLKEYSRHIEKDPALTRRFQPVHVSEPSIEDAIAILRGLKEKYELFHGVRITDDAIIAAVNLSSRYISDRFLPDKAVDLIDEAASSLKISLEDMPPVLEETHRKVMRLEIEKEALKKEAETSKIAKSRVAKIQKEIADLKEKTAEIELKWKNEKETISEIKTIKKELESLRMEGESAEAHSDLSKAAEIRYGKIPEFEKELEVKVKRLKKLQSSRRILKEEIIENDIAGIVSKWTGIPVTRMLEEEAGKLARMEEELKSRIKGQDEAVRKISDAVKRSRVGVADPNRPIGSFIFLGPTGVGKTELTKSLAKFMFDDEKALIRVDMSEFMEKHSVSKIIGSPPGYVGHEEGGGVTEMVRHRPYSILLFDEIEKAHPEVFNILLQVLDNGRLTDAKGRVVNFKNTIIVLTSNIGANYIDKMQKIGFSSGNAKSDYQEIKSKVQGALKDHFRPEFLNRLDDVIVFDILSEEAIKEIVDIQIGVVKDRLVSKEIKLDVGEDVLTYLAKEGYNPQYGARPLKRLIQDKLMTPVANLMISRGVMKGGEVYVGMKGKEFIFEVKKVGRREKKSVVSDIQISKGEGVK, from the coding sequence ATGCCTCCATTCAATCATTTTACAACTAAAGCAAAGGAAGCGATTCGCCGGGCTCATGAGCTTGCTATTGAGCGCGGACAAAACCACGTGAATCCTCTCCATCTTCTCACTGCTCTTCTTCTCCAGGAAGAGAGTATGGTTGCGTCTATTCTCGACAAACTTGAGGTGGACACGCTTCTTCTCTCGGACTCCCTCATTGAAGCCATCGAAGGCCCGGAATCTGGAGCTGTTGTCGCTCCATCGTATCAGATCTATCTGACCCCAGAACTTGCGGAAGCGATCGAAAAATCTTCAAAAATTGCCGCAGGACTTAAGGATGAATTCGTTTCAACAGAACATCTTTTCATCGCTATCCTTGAAGTTCCTGGAAGCGCCCGAGAAATTCTTTCTAGATTTCGAATCGACAAAGAAGGCGTGCTACGCGTGCTCGAAGAACTTCGAAGCGCAAAAATTACCGATGTCAATCAGCCGAAGAAATTCAAATCACTTTCAAAATATACCCGAAGCCTTACGAAGCTTGCGAGAGAAAATAAACTTGATCCTGTGATTGGCCGAGATGCTGAAATTTCCCGCATCATCCAAATCCTTTCCCGTCGAACCAAAAATAACCCGATGCTTATCGGCGAGGCAGGTGTGGGAAAGACAGCTATTGCAGAAGGACTTGCGAGTCGAATGGCGCTCGGAGATGTTCCCGAGTCTCTCAAAGACAAAGAGCTCGTCTCGCTTGACCTCGGTTCTCTCATTGCCGGAACAAAATATCGCGGAGAATTCGAAGAGCGTCTCAAAAATATTATTAAAGAAGTGGAACGTTCCGAAGGCAGAATTATTCTTTTCATTGATGAGATTCATACTATCGTCGGTGCCGGAGCTGCAGAAGGCTCGATGGACGCATCAAACATGCTAAAGCCTGCGCTTGCTCGCGGAGAGCTTCGTGCGATCGGCGCGACAACGCTTAAAGAATATTCTCGGCACATAGAAAAAGATCCTGCGCTTACAAGACGCTTTCAGCCCGTGCACGTAAGCGAACCGTCTATTGAAGACGCTATCGCAATTCTTCGGGGACTCAAAGAAAAATACGAACTTTTCCATGGCGTTCGTATTACCGACGATGCGATCATCGCTGCAGTAAATCTTTCAAGCCGGTATATTAGCGACAGATTTTTGCCTGATAAAGCAGTAGATCTTATTGATGAGGCTGCATCTTCGCTCAAAATTTCTCTGGAAGATATGCCCCCAGTTCTTGAAGAAACCCACCGAAAAGTGATGCGTCTTGAAATTGAAAAAGAAGCTCTGAAAAAAGAGGCTGAAACATCAAAGATCGCAAAATCTCGCGTGGCTAAAATTCAAAAAGAGATCGCTGATCTGAAAGAAAAGACGGCGGAGATCGAACTCAAATGGAAAAACGAGAAAGAAACCATTTCTGAAATCAAAACAATTAAGAAAGAACTCGAAAGTCTTCGTATGGAAGGAGAAAGTGCAGAAGCGCATTCGGATCTTTCAAAGGCAGCGGAAATCCGTTATGGGAAAATTCCTGAATTTGAAAAAGAACTTGAAGTAAAAGTGAAGAGACTTAAGAAATTACAGAGTTCCCGCCGAATTTTGAAGGAAGAAATTATTGAAAATGACATAGCGGGCATTGTTTCGAAATGGACGGGAATTCCTGTGACTCGAATGCTCGAAGAGGAGGCCGGCAAGCTTGCCCGAATGGAGGAGGAACTCAAATCGAGAATTAAGGGACAGGATGAGGCGGTAAGAAAGATCTCTGATGCGGTGAAGCGTTCTCGTGTTGGAGTCGCAGATCCGAATCGTCCGATCGGCTCATTCATTTTCCTCGGTCCTACTGGAGTTGGAAAGACAGAGCTTACGAAATCGCTTGCGAAATTTATGTTCGACGATGAGAAAGCTCTCATCCGAGTGGACATGTCTGAATTTATGGAGAAACATTCTGTCTCAAAGATCATCGGTTCGCCTCCAGGCTATGTAGGACATGAGGAGGGGGGAGGTGTTACGGAGATGGTGCGACACCGGCCATATTCAATTCTTCTTTTTGATGAGATCGAGAAAGCTCACCCGGAAGTGTTCAACATTCTTCTTCAGGTTCTTGATAATGGAAGACTTACTGATGCAAAGGGTCGTGTGGTAAATTTCAAAAATACGATTATCGTATTAACTTCGAATATTGGCGCAAATTACATTGATAAGATGCAGAAGATCGGTTTTAGTTCTGGAAACGCAAAGAGCGACTATCAGGAGATCAAATCAAAAGTACAAGGAGCGCTCAAAGATCATTTCCGACCGGAATTTTTGAACCGTCTCGATGATGTTATCGTCTTTGATATTTTGAGCGAAGAAGCTATCAAAGAAATCGTGGATATTCAGATCGGAGTTGTGAAAGACAGGCTTGTTTCGAAGGAAATCAAGCTCGATGTGGGCGAAGATGTGCTCACATACTTGGCGAAGGAAGGTTACAATCCGCAATACGGTGCTCGGCCTTTGAAACGCCTTATTCAGGACAAACTTATGACGCCAGTCGCAAATCTTATGATTTCCCGTGGGGTTATGAAAGGCGGAGAGGTGTATGTCGGAATGAAAGGAAAAGAATTTATTTTTGAAGTGAAAAAAGTTGGCCGACGCGAAAAGAAAAGCGTTGTCTCTGATATTCAGATTTCTAAGGGTGAGGGGGTGAAGTAA
- a CDS encoding methyltransferase: protein MIDDKPKEYKTQKVDFCGETFYIDERAYIPTIETEQLVNLVKEEANNPSSIVDVGTGSGCIAVTLAKEFPSAKIYAVDIDEKALKVTRKNVKIHKTANIICSSGNYVDNLDIFSPNIIVANLPWGDERYVLKSNSPEKLKFEPKIAIFHPKGILGAYEELIASIVAKKWKTKLYFETGEMPKIEIQKIIPKNLKWEYYRMQNYSVSKVVFT from the coding sequence ATGATCGACGACAAACCAAAAGAATACAAAACACAGAAAGTCGATTTTTGCGGTGAGACATTTTATATTGACGAACGCGCTTACATCCCAACCATTGAAACCGAGCAGTTAGTGAATCTTGTTAAAGAGGAAGCGAATAATCCGTCATCGATTGTCGATGTTGGTACTGGTTCAGGCTGTATTGCTGTTACTCTTGCAAAGGAATTTCCGAGTGCAAAAATCTACGCCGTTGATATTGATGAGAAGGCTTTGAAGGTTACGCGCAAAAATGTAAAAATACACAAAACAGCAAATATAATCTGCAGCTCAGGTAATTATGTAGATAATTTAGATATTTTTTCCCCCAATATCATAGTTGCAAATCTTCCGTGGGGAGATGAAAGGTACGTGCTGAAAAGTAACTCGCCAGAAAAACTTAAGTTCGAGCCGAAAATCGCAATTTTTCATCCCAAAGGAATTTTGGGAGCATACGAAGAGCTGATCGCCTCTATCGTTGCCAAAAAATGGAAAACTAAATTATATTTTGAAACGGGTGAGATGCCGAAAATAGAAATCCAAAAAATAATTCCGAAAAATTTGAAATGGGAATACTACCGGATGCAAAATTACTCAGTTTCTAAGGTGGTCTTTACATAA
- a CDS encoding cupin domain-containing protein: protein MNTVAVPGCPGTVVEELPSALGRQFLRVTIERGGEVPLHSHECAATMIVTHGSARKLVERGNAERVKAGDVITKAAREPHGFTEIGEEGFSFISVSGGLGIVQEGGKLDMELV, encoded by the coding sequence ATGAACACCGTTGCAGTACCCGGTTGTCCGGGAACAGTGGTTGAGGAATTGCCGAGCGCCCTCGGTAGGCAGTTCTTGCGAGTTACAATCGAGCGTGGTGGTGAGGTGCCACTACACTCGCACGAATGCGCAGCGACCATGATCGTTACTCACGGATCAGCTCGCAAACTTGTCGAGCGCGGAAACGCCGAAAGGGTGAAAGCGGGTGATGTTATCACTAAAGCGGCGCGAGAACCACACGGGTTCACAGAAATTGGAGAGGAGGGATTCTCCTTCATTTCCGTTTCTGGTGGTCTCGGTATTGTCCAAGAAGGTGGCAAGCTCGACATGGAACTTGTTTAA
- a CDS encoding VWA domain-containing protein has product MKKIFLFTIILSLFSSVSVARADGAKNMLFIFDASGSMLESFGNTTKIIAAKSALSDIITSLHGSIITALRPFGNVRKTTQAEACKQTELLMPFGSDRNAIIGKVNAIDAIGTYTPTAYALSQAQNDFIAGNDNSIILLTDGKDTCGGDPVASAKALLASSAKIKTYVIGLGVDDASRTQLSAIATAGGAKYFDATDSASLISGFKAIQDIEKPIDKTNTDKDIAIAIRGGNGYDTAVAIDPASYHLDHNQKNGDYDYFKISVTENVPITLTLITTDKAIGYDSATKSFVPSKQINAGLKIQDKDRVEIGKTYSVQASTKNVVSYTPSYTGFIYLLVGPLPDYYSSAYYSMDKSTTFKIEVAQPSPTVIAVAAGQELAVTPVAESSAVPSPFEGVMMYVVMGIGFFALLIIALMIKIFRRKSSPVIPSPGMMPPVTMKPNYIPPASMPGASPMSSMPTPPKPVSTAPASTASVMPSTIQVMPTSPAQVAKPAFVPPVVIPPTPPAPPASVQPPPPPPPPVQTMPVAPTPPPAPKPVYVTPVASQVAPTVPTMPVTPVAPVIPTPPPPIPMPTPPPPPVPPQIPPDIPKTMPPVGL; this is encoded by the coding sequence ATGAAAAAGATATTTCTCTTTACAATAATTTTGAGCTTGTTCTCATCCGTTTCGGTCGCGCGCGCAGACGGAGCAAAAAATATGCTTTTCATCTTCGACGCTTCCGGCTCGATGCTCGAAAGCTTCGGAAACACCACCAAAATCATTGCTGCAAAATCAGCGCTCTCTGACATCATCACAAGCCTTCATGGAAGCATCATAACCGCGCTCCGTCCATTCGGAAATGTAAGAAAAACTACTCAAGCAGAAGCCTGCAAACAAACAGAGCTTCTCATGCCGTTCGGATCTGACAGAAATGCGATCATCGGCAAAGTAAATGCGATCGATGCTATTGGAACATACACCCCTACTGCATATGCTTTGAGCCAAGCTCAAAATGATTTCATAGCGGGAAATGACAACAGTATTATCCTGCTTACCGATGGAAAAGATACCTGTGGAGGCGATCCGGTGGCTTCTGCTAAGGCACTTTTGGCATCGTCCGCAAAGATAAAAACCTATGTTATCGGGCTTGGAGTTGACGACGCTTCACGAACGCAACTTTCGGCAATCGCGACAGCTGGCGGAGCAAAATATTTTGACGCCACAGATTCAGCATCTCTTATCTCCGGATTCAAAGCAATTCAAGATATCGAAAAGCCAATAGACAAAACAAACACCGATAAAGATATCGCGATCGCAATTCGAGGAGGAAATGGGTATGACACGGCGGTCGCGATCGATCCGGCCTCATATCATCTTGATCACAATCAGAAAAACGGCGACTACGATTATTTTAAAATCTCCGTAACAGAAAATGTCCCCATCACACTTACTCTCATCACAACTGACAAGGCAATCGGGTATGATTCCGCGACAAAGAGTTTCGTCCCAAGCAAGCAAATAAATGCAGGACTTAAAATTCAAGACAAGGACAGAGTGGAGATCGGCAAAACATACAGCGTGCAAGCTTCTACGAAAAATGTAGTTTCTTATACGCCAAGTTACACCGGATTTATTTATCTTTTAGTCGGACCGCTTCCCGATTATTACTCGAGCGCATATTATTCGATGGATAAAAGCACAACCTTCAAAATTGAAGTTGCACAGCCGAGTCCAACAGTCATCGCAGTAGCTGCCGGACAAGAGTTGGCTGTCACTCCAGTTGCTGAAAGTTCGGCCGTTCCCTCTCCTTTTGAGGGAGTGATGATGTATGTTGTTATGGGAATTGGATTTTTTGCACTTCTCATCATAGCTCTCATGATAAAAATCTTCCGAAGAAAAAGTTCTCCTGTTATTCCTTCTCCGGGCATGATGCCACCAGTTACAATGAAGCCAAATTATATTCCGCCTGCTTCAATGCCAGGAGCTTCTCCGATGTCCTCAATGCCCACTCCGCCGAAACCAGTCTCCACGGCTCCTGCTAGCACAGCATCGGTTATGCCTTCGACAATCCAAGTAATGCCGACCTCCCCGGCACAAGTGGCGAAACCAGCATTCGTTCCGCCAGTTGTCATTCCTCCTACTCCTCCAGCACCTCCTGCATCCGTCCAGCCTCCGCCACCCCCACCTCCACCAGTACAAACCATGCCAGTAGCTCCTACTCCGCCTCCCGCTCCAAAACCGGTATACGTGACACCAGTAGCGTCTCAAGTTGCCCCAACTGTTCCCACGATGCCGGTAACACCAGTAGCGCCGGTCATACCAACTCCGCCTCCACCTATTCCAATGCCAACGCCTCCACCACCGCCAGTGCCTCCGCAAATCCCGCCTGATATTCCAAAAACAATGCCTCCAGTAGGGTTATAG
- the alr gene encoding alanine racemase: MIAKNDRMGLRTWIEVDTRAIAHNYEIFRKLIPKSCKLMAVVKSNAYGHSLVDFSKEISKLGADWIGVDSVVEGFALRREGITLPILVLGYTLPELVHEAAEKNISLTVSDLSFFENLPKGKLSQKIHIHIEVDTGMHRQGFLSEHKETLFSALEKYKDFVKVEGLYTHFAEAKNPSSLEYTKGQISQFLEWKKSFESKGFSLVTHAGATAGTLLYPEADFDMVRIASGLFGLWPSHKLREAFEEKIHLTPILSWRTLISEVKEIEAGESVGYERTYKLSSRAKIAICPVGYWQGLPRSLSNNAEVLLNGKRAKIIGLVSMDMIILDCTDIPEVKVGDVVTLIGYDRDESIDVYELAEHADTGHNEIVTRINPLIKRIYF; encoded by the coding sequence ATGATCGCTAAAAATGACCGAATGGGGCTTCGAACGTGGATCGAGGTGGATACTCGCGCAATCGCGCATAATTACGAAATTTTCAGAAAGCTCATTCCAAAATCGTGCAAGTTGATGGCGGTGGTGAAATCGAATGCTTATGGCCACAGTCTCGTCGATTTTTCGAAAGAGATTTCAAAACTCGGCGCGGATTGGATCGGTGTTGATTCTGTTGTGGAAGGATTTGCTTTGCGACGAGAAGGCATTACGCTTCCGATTTTAGTTCTTGGCTACACTTTGCCTGAACTTGTTCATGAAGCGGCGGAGAAAAACATTTCCCTCACCGTTTCAGATCTGTCTTTTTTTGAAAATTTGCCGAAAGGAAAATTATCGCAGAAAATACATATTCACATTGAAGTCGATACGGGAATGCATCGGCAAGGTTTTCTTTCTGAACATAAGGAGACATTATTTTCAGCATTAGAAAAATACAAAGATTTCGTAAAAGTGGAGGGGTTGTATACGCATTTTGCAGAGGCGAAAAATCCGTCTTCGCTTGAATATACGAAAGGCCAGATCAGCCAGTTTCTGGAATGGAAGAAAAGCTTTGAAAGTAAAGGGTTTTCTCTCGTTACCCATGCGGGCGCCACAGCGGGCACCCTTCTCTATCCAGAGGCAGATTTTGATATGGTTCGTATCGCTTCCGGCCTTTTTGGACTCTGGCCATCTCACAAATTACGAGAAGCTTTTGAGGAAAAAATACATCTTACTCCCATACTTTCTTGGAGAACGCTTATTTCAGAAGTAAAAGAAATTGAAGCGGGAGAGTCTGTGGGATATGAACGAACATATAAGCTTTCTTCGCGAGCGAAGATCGCAATTTGCCCCGTTGGATATTGGCAAGGGCTTCCGCGTTCCTTGTCTAATAATGCTGAAGTGCTTTTGAACGGCAAGCGAGCGAAAATCATCGGACTTGTTTCGATGGATATGATCATTCTTGATTGCACCGATATTCCTGAAGTGAAAGTTGGCGATGTTGTGACGCTTATAGGATATGATCGAGATGAATCTATTGACGTGTATGAACTTGCAGAACATGCAGATACGGGACACAACGAAATTGTGACTCGTATTAATCCGCTCATTAAGCGCATCTATTTTTAG